Within Ovis aries strain OAR_USU_Benz2616 breed Rambouillet chromosome 3, ARS-UI_Ramb_v3.0, whole genome shotgun sequence, the genomic segment AAAATTAAAAGAGAGTATTGCATTGCTCATTTCCCACACTCCATGAAGAGTTGGGGTTAGGGGTTGGGTCTGAGGTGCTAGAAATCTGGCCAGAAAAGCTTCTGCCTCTAGGACTAAGTAGCAAACTATCTTTCATCTGTTTCTgggagacttcagttcagttcagttcagtcgcttggtcttgtccgactctttgcaatcccatgaatcacagcatgccaggcctccctgtccatcaccaactcccggagttcactcaaactcatgtgcatcgagtcggtgatgccatcatcctctgtcgtccccttctcctcctgcccccaatccctcccagcatcagagtcttttccaatgagtcatgaggtggccaaagtattggagtttcaggttcagcatcagtccttccaatgaacacccaggactgatctcctttagaatggactggttggatctccttgcagtccaagggactctcaagagtcttctccaacaccacagttctaaagcatcagttctttggcactcagctttcttcacagtccaactctcacatccatacatgaccactggaaaaaccatagccttgactagacagacctttgttggcaaagtaatatttctgcttttgaatatgctatctaggttggtcataactttccttccaaggagtaagcatcttttaatttcatggctgcagtcaccatctgcaatgattttggagtccccagaaataaagtgtgacactgtttccactgtttccccatccatttcccacgaagtgatgggaccagatgccatgatcttagttttctgaatattgagctttaagccaactttttcactctcttctttcactttcatcaagaggcttttagttcctcttcattttctgccataagggtggtgtcatctgcatatctgaggttttttatatttctcctggcaatattgattccagcttgtgcttcttccagccttgcatttctcatgatgtactctgcatataagttaaataaacagggtgataatatacagtcctgatgtactcctttttctatttggaaccagtctgtttttccatgtccagttctaactgttgcttcctgacctgcatataggtttctcgagagACTTAAAGGTAACGAATTCATAGATATGCTAATCTGATATCTGATTCCCACATtttttatataaacttatttattttaattggaggttaattactttacaatattgtatttgttttgccatacattaacatgaatctgccacaggtatacacgtgttccccatcctgaacccccctccctcctccctccctgtaccatccctctgggtcgtcccagtgcaccagccccaagcatccagtatcattcattgaacctggactggcgattcatttcatatatgatattatacatgtttcaatgccattctcccaaatcatcccaccctctccctctcccacagagtccaaaagactgttctatacatctgtgtctcttttgctgtctctcatacagggttatcgttaccgtctttctaaattccatatatatacattagtatacttCAGGGTCTCTTACTTCATGGCGGTACATGGTGTCCTCTGGAATCCAGTTGACAGAGTGATGGTGAGGCCAAGTCCTCATTATAAATGTGTCTTTGTTTCTAGACTCTCTGTTCCTCTCCACTGCCTTATTGGTCTGTGCTTCTGAAATTATATCATTTGTTGTAACTGGTATCGCTTTATAATAAAGTTTGATAGGTTCTAGTGATTTCTTacctcctctttttaaaatatttatagaaatttgGATAAATACTGATTTGGGTAAGGAGATAAATATCTCATAGGCTATTTTAGAGACACTGAAAAAGATtagaattccttttaaaaattacatttggcttttaatttttttttaaattgaaggatgattgctttacagaattttgttgttttctgtcaaacctcaacatgaatcagacataggtatacatatatcctctcgcttttgaacctccctcccatctcctgccccattccacacctctagattgatacagagcacatgtttgaatttcctgagccatacagcaaattccggttggctatctattttacatatggtaatgtaagtttccatgttactttttccattcatctcaccctttcctcccctctccccatgtccataagactattctctatgtctgtttatccattgttgccctgtaaataaattcttcagtaccattttttctagattctgtatatatacattagaatacaatatttatctttctctttctgactcacttcactctgtataatacgtTCTAGGTTAatctacctcatcagaactgactcaaatgtgttccttcttacggctgagtaatattccattgtgtatatataccacaaattttttatccatccatccattcatccatttggCTTTTAGATTGTTCTCATTTGATTGTCATACTGTATAGCAAATAAATAACATGGGGCCCCTGGATGATTAGGATTTAGCCTGGGTCTTGGACAAGACCTGGTGTAagtttctggttttttttcttGTCTAACCTTTTAATAGCCTGCTTGTTGTTCCCAAACCACTGTTTATTCTTCCCCCATCACAGCACACTCCTCACCCAATTCCCCAACAGTGGCAGCCCTATTGCTGATCTATTTCTTCCTTCACActagcattttaaaatgtatttattattttttaattgaaggataactgctttaaaatgttgtgttagtttctgctctacaacaacatgaatgaccTGTAAGTGTACATATACCCCGTCCTTCCTGAGCCTCCTTCCACACCCCATTCCACCTCTCTATCATGGAgtaccaagctgagctccctgtgccgtatagcagcttcccactagctatctattttgcacatgctaatgtatatatgtcagttctACTCTCTCAgtttcatcccaccctctccttctcctgctgtgtTTGCAAGTccgttctctatatctgcatctcacattggtcagaatggccatcatcaaaaaatctacaaacagtaagtgctggagaggatgtgggggaaaagggaacactcctgcactgttggtgggaaaatgAATTGATccaaccactatggaagacagtatggaggttccttaagaaactagtaatagaactaccatgtaactcagcaatcccactactggcatataccctgagaaaaccataattcaaaaagacacatgcacttCAATGATCCTTGATGTAAGTTTCTTAAAGAGGCCACCATAACGATTTTAATTGGATGTGACATCTTGTATTTGATCAACAAACTTACAATGTGTATGCATTAACTGTCTTTGATAGATTCTGGGTCTACAAACAATGAACAAATTAGAAATAATCGTGGAGGGTATACAGAAGAAGAGGGTGCAGAATTAAACGTTATTACACACAAAATTGTGAAGGGCAAAGAGATTTCTGATGTCAAATAATTTGTTTTGCTTCCAGAGAACAAATTCTGGAGTCAACGTGCTTGGGTCCAAATCCCAACTTCCCTTCTTACTTCAGGGTCTGGAGACTGTCTGCCTCAGGTACCCCATCTGgaaagtggaaataataatattaatagtgcCTACCTAGCTCCCATTCTGAAGAATATTACATCAGTTACTACACAGAAGCTATAAGAACAGTGAATAAGGATAGtatttaacaaaaattaactGTTAATATTGTCATTTGCAGAGTCTGGCACCAGACTGAGAAAGAAACCTACACTTTTGCTACATTTATACAGCAAAATATGGTACAAATGTAAGATAATAACGATGAAGATCTTCCCTAAATTAAAAGAACATCTTTATCATTCTCTGCCATGATGATCACCTTATTATCCCAAGACATTCACCTTTTCCCTTCAACTTTCCCTATTAATCCCCTCCAGCTGATGACTGTGGAGAACCAGAGCAGTGTGTCCGAgttcctcctcctggggctccCCATCCGGCCAGAGCAGCAGAGTGTGTTTTTCGCCTTGTTCCTGGGCATGTACCTGACCACGGTGCTGGGCAACCTGCTCATCATTCTGCTCATCAGGCTAGACTCTCggctccacacccccatgtacttcttcctcagccACTTGGCCCTCACTGATATTACTTTCTCATCTGTCACTGTCCCTAAGATGCTTATGATCATGCAGACTAAGCGCAAATCCATCCCCTATGCAGGGTGCCTTTCACAGACATATTTTTTCATACTCCTTGCTGATCTGGACAGCTTCCTGATTACTTCGATGGCCTATGACAGGtatgtggccatctgccaccCTCTGCATTATACCGCCATCATGAGCCAGAGTGTCTGTGTCAAGCTGGTGCTTGGATCCTGGGTCATTGCTTGTGCTTGTGCTCTTTTGCACACCCTTCTCCTAGCCCAGCTGTCGTTCTGTGCTGACAACACTATCCCCTACTTCTTCTGTGATCTTGCTGCCCTGCTCAAATTGTCCTGCTCAGACACTTCCCTCAACCAGTTGGTAATCTTTACTGCAGGGTTAACAGCCATTATGCTTCCATTTGTATGCATCCTGGTTTCTTATGGCCATATTGGGGCCACTATCCTCCGGGTACCCTCTGCCAAGGGCATCTGCAAAGCCTTGTCCACATGTGGCTCTCATCTCTCAGTAGTGACTCTCTACTACGGGGCAATTATTGGTGTATATTTTCTTCCATCATCCAACGGCACCAATGACAGTAACATAATTGCTTCAGTGATGTACACTGTGGTCACTCCCATGTTGAACCCCTTTATTTATAGCCTgagaaataaagacatgaaaGGGGCCTTGAGAAAACTCTTGAGCAAGAGAACATATTCTTCCAActgatatttatctttcctttaaaaacagtCCCTGTGATTCTATTTCCTCAATTACAGGTAAATACAAATTATTGAAAATACGGTTCCCTTGTCTCCCTTTCTTAGCTGTCACTCAGAAATCTTTATTGACAGTATTCTTACACTTGTTGGGGGAATAATAAGGTGGGATATGCTTTATAGAACTTAATTTGCTCTTTTCTTGGATAATGGggattggaaaatactttgaagaTGCTATGTCACTTTGGCTAGTGCCATTAAATGGAAGCTGTCAGGGCTGGCCCTTCCCcagattttaaagttttataaaatgtgCTTGAATGTTCACATCCCTGTATctaaaaaattttccattttggtGAGAATATGGTTCCTCCTGCACCCAGACACCTAGGCATCCAGAGACCCTGAGTCCTGTTAGATCgttcagggaaagaaaaataattttattttattttattttattttattggccaCACTGCAAGGCATGCGCGATCTTTTAaatttcccaaccagagatcgaacccacatccccctcagtggaaccaccagggaagttccccagaACATATTCAATTTTTCTCTTCCCACATAATAAATGTACTTCTCTTGTCCTTCAGGAATATAACCCAGACTTACTTTCTCCCAAGACCCTTGCAGATaatgaataacaaaataaatgtcaCCTCTATTGTTTCAGGTGCCAGTCAAAGAGTTTACTATGTACAGTATgtacagtatactaaagcatatatatagaatttagaaagatggtaatgataaccctgtatgcaagacagcagacacagatgtacagaacagtcttttggactctgtgagagagggaaagggtgggatgatttgggagaatggcattgaaacatgtataatatcatatgtgaaacaaatcgccagtccaggttcaatacatatacaggatgctcagggctggtgcactgggatgacccagagggatggtacagggagggaggtgggaggggggttcaggatggggaacatgtgtacacctgtggcggattcatgttaatgtatggcaaaaccaatacaatattgtaaagtaaaaaaaaaaaatttactatgtGATAAAATCTTCTACTTTAATCCTGACAACAACCCTCAGAGATATGTTGAGAAACTCAGGCTCAAAGAGGTGGAGAACACTTTAGGATCACAATTAGTGAAAAGAAGGATTGAATCTTggctgtctgactccagagtggtttttgttattgtttagtagctcagtcatgtccaactctgcaaccccatgaactgtagcccgccaggcttctctgtccatggaattctccaggcaagaatactggagtgggttggcatttccttctccaggggatcttcccaacccagggattgagtctgcatctcctgcattggcattgcCAAGGCCTATAGTCATGTATGCGGAACACTGTGTCCTGGCGAGGAATAGTTAGCTCAGCCTAGTGGCAGAGGATACATGAAAAGCTTCCTAGAGAAGATGTCTCTTTACTTGAGACTTAACAAATCCAAATCATCCAGACATACACATTCTATCTCATCCTGATGATAACTGGTAGAGGGGGCAGTGTGTTTCAGGACAACAAACTGGCTGTTTCAACTGAGGAACCAAGATCTGATAGACACCAGGTACCAAAGTGAGTTGTAAGACATAAAGTGAAGATGTTTATAGGAAATGTCCAATAATCAATTCCGTAACTCCTGAGACTCCCAAACTAGAGGAAGGCTAAAGATCTAGATTGTTAGATCTAAAAAATGCTAAGAGGAGGACATGAGAGGTTTTTGTAAAGatgtttcttttggaaaaaaaatgtttatgttaCTTACAATTCTGAGGGTTGGTTGAAGCTTGGCTGATTCAGTTCAGAATGGTGGTTTTTCTGGATGTGGCTGGTCTCACGCATGCTTCTGTGGCCAGCTGcagtttgaaaagtgaaagtgaaagtcgttcagtcatgtccgactttttgagacatgtatagtccatggaattctccaggccagaatactggcatgagtagcctttcccttctccaggggatctttccaacccagggatcgaacccaggggaTTATTGCAAggggattatttaccagctgagacacaaggttgctgctaagtcatttcaatcgtgtccaactctgtgcgaccccatagacggcagcccaccaggctcccccttccctgggattctccaggcaagaacactggagtgggttgccatttccttgtccaatgcatgagagtgaaaagtgaaagtgaagtcactcagtcatgtccggctcttcgcgaccccatggactgcagcctaccaggctcctctgtccatgggattttccaggcaagagtactggagtggggtgccatcgagACACAAGGTTAGCTGATCTAAATGGGCTCATTTGGGGTGGTTTTGAATCACACATCCCTCACCTTCTTCCTAGGACTTGCAGactcctaccccaccccacctttCTTGTCCTTATGCACTACTAGACTGTTGCGAATTTAGCATCTTCATCACCCGCTGCTAAGTCTTCCCCTCCTTGTAGCGGTGAGGCTGGAAACACTTccagatttttcctttttgtattgtTCAAGTTTAATGTTTTGCAATGAGAACTCATGAGAAATTTACAGGGCAGAAAAGGAGAAGGCGTTACTTTCTGGAGGTAATTACATTACAGGCAGAAATAAGCAAAAGTGAAGTTCACAGAAATTTCCCGGTGGGCTTCTAAGAGCTGTCTGCATGGCTGCAGCACGTTGAGATATTTTTAGGAGTCTGTCAGTATTGCTTGAGATTTTTCAGCTACTAACCATCAAACTTTTAAAACCATCTATTTCACGTTTTAGGCTGAAATCTTCAGTTGTTGCTATTTTAACCTTCAAGGGCCACTCCTCTGACCTTCATTCTCCAGCTCTTGCAATAGTTGGCTAAGCAAGCACCGTTGTTCTACTCTTCTGAGCAAATCCTTATGGAATACTTCCACATCAAAATTACCCATCATTTATCTGAGTCTATTTTTTGGTatagagatgaaattgccagATTGATACTTTCAATTTTAGTCAGGGACATCTATTGTAGAGTGGTGAAGAAAGGACgaactctttaaaaattaaattttagaagtTCCTTATTACTATGAAGAAACATTATACAAAATCTTCATTTCCTACTGCATTAAAAACAACTCCATGTGTTTTAAGAACTAaaggcagggaattccctggctgcccAGTAGTTAGGGCTCCATACTCTCACTGCCCAGGACCAGAGTTCGATctctgtcagggaactaagatcccacgaacCACGTGGTATAGCCAAAACATAACAAGAACCAGaggcaaaatttttaatttttacataaatgTCACACTATCTTTATGTACATGAGTCAGGAAAATacttttttgcttttgaaaaattcAGATATATTTCATACAAACCACACTGAAAATCACACAATATACTACCAAATGCTAGAACAAAACCCTACTGAGACATAGATGTCCAAAGTGTTACAAAAACTGAAGCCTGTTCAATTGTTAGCAAGAGATATActactccagtttcatccacctcattagaactgattcaaatgtattcttttaatggctgcataatactccattgtgtacatgtaccacagctttcttatccattcatctactgatggacatctaggttgcttccatgtcctggctattataaacagtgctgcgatgaacattggggtacacgtgtctctttcagttctggattcctcagtgtgtgtgtatgccagacagcaaaagagacacagatgtatagaacagtcttttggactctgtgggagagggagagggtgggatgatttgggagaatggcatggaaacacgtataatgtcatatatgatatgaatcaccagtccaggttcgatgcatgatactggatccttggggttggtgcactgggacgacccagagggatggtatggggaggaaggagggaggggggttcaggatggggaacacgtgtatacctgtgggagattcatgttgatgtatggcaaaaccaatacaatattgtaaagtaattaacctccaattaaaataaatttatattttaaaaagggatatactactgatattttattattctatttctgaTGACCACTAGCTCAGGTTCTTGCGCTGTACTAACAAGGTCAGGGGCATGGTTTTACTCTAGATGCTCAATTGCTGCTATTTTCCAAAGTCACGAACCTCCCCTGGACTCTGGACAATGCCTTGCACATAACAGCTGTTTGTCAtacagtgtttgtgtgtgttcagttgatAGTAATTGATGTTTGAGTTTGAAAGACTGACACTGACACTACAGTACCatatctgtcttttttaaaattatacatattacTGTTTAAATTATGGATCTTACTGTTTATAGATCTtaaagttttaggtttacagcaaaatTGAGTGTAAAGCATGGAGTTCCTATATACCCCTGTCACAGCATACCCACAGCCCCCCTGACTctcaacatcccccaccagattGATGTTTGTGACAGTCAGTTAACCCACATACCATAACTGT encodes:
- the LOC101117748 gene encoding olfactory receptor 1J1; its protein translation is MTVENQSSVSEFLLLGLPIRPEQQSVFFALFLGMYLTTVLGNLLIILLIRLDSRLHTPMYFFLSHLALTDITFSSVTVPKMLMIMQTKRKSIPYAGCLSQTYFFILLADLDSFLITSMAYDRYVAICHPLHYTAIMSQSVCVKLVLGSWVIACACALLHTLLLAQLSFCADNTIPYFFCDLAALLKLSCSDTSLNQLVIFTAGLTAIMLPFVCILVSYGHIGATILRVPSAKGICKALSTCGSHLSVVTLYYGAIIGVYFLPSSNGTNDSNIIASVMYTVVTPMLNPFIYSLRNKDMKGALRKLLSKRTYSSN